The Salvia miltiorrhiza cultivar Shanhuang (shh) chromosome 1, IMPLAD_Smil_shh, whole genome shotgun sequence genome has a window encoding:
- the LOC131002353 gene encoding small nuclear ribonucleoprotein SmD3b-like: MSRSLGIPVKLLHEASGHVVTVELKSGELYRGSMIECEDNWNCQLENITYTAKDGKVSLLEHVFIRGSKVRFMVIPDMLKNAPMFKRLEARIKGKGSALGVGRGRAVAMRARAQAAGRGAPPGRGAAPPVRR, from the exons ATGAGTCGGAGCTTAGGAATTCCGGTGAAGCTGCTGCACGAGGCGTCGGGGCATGTGGTGACGGTGGAGCTGAAGAGCGGCGAGCTCTATCGAGGAAGCATGATTGAGTGCGAGGATAACTGGAATTGCCAGCTTGAAAACATCACCTATACTGCTAAG GATGGGAAGGTCTCACTACTGGAGCATGTTTTCATCAGAGGTAGCAAAGTCAG GTTCATGGTAATTCCAGATATGCTTAAGAACGCCCCAATGTTTAAACGCTTGGAAGCTAGGATCAAG GGTAAGGGTTCAGCACTTGGAGTTGGACGTGGTCGTGCTGTTGCTATGCGAGCTAGA GCCCAGGCTGCTGGTCGTGGAGCCCCACCTGGTAGAGGTGCTGCGCCACCAGTACGGAGGTGA